A window of Acropora muricata isolate sample 2 chromosome 3, ASM3666990v1, whole genome shotgun sequence contains these coding sequences:
- the LOC136912421 gene encoding uncharacterized protein: MDIKTFLDNIYEHVCCPVCMNKFTNPKLLPCLHTFCLHCLQRIQATSGIRDAILCPECRRNFTIPGNGDLNTLPTNFRLNSLLDALPATECKTSGVKCENCEKTRQQSAYCFTCCSFWCDDCLPFHNGIRTNKEHHVLALKDFRDEDFENILKQPPFCAKHEEKLKFFCQLCETTICYSCAVIDHEGHAKIDLEDAAKERKLRIVRAVEFKKRKAQNKVTRIAKLGESCIQVQEEAARIKSDIQKFTNNLIAAIEAKMNKIFDEVEMKAKQCLEHLGGKRREIEGEMKKDQTAIEKSEMILKRSTSAQIMQPNDFLDELFRDEGEQEDKAVDLNGEHVVDFYFQRNEELFNDVYARQLGFLKRKTSPKESTVEGKGISEGTVGLKAEIVVKTRDILREQVYDKNNRITMEIRNHEGNDCSTKPKIHDSKDGSYAISYFSKESGTCQASVKVNGEHVRGSPFKTEFKPRLFKLVSSFGKRGSADGMFSRPWGIAVNEKDEIAVTDCYNHRIQTFKSDGTHLRSFGRLGNQQGQFNGSSGIAFFNNNIIVSDTGNHRVQIFDDQGHYLDQFGEQGKLNHQLENPVGLSIDRDGNIIVADYGNKSIKIFKLDGRFLRRVGEEGSFSALCHCIQHDNYFIGSDTGDHCIKVFDEQGKFLYQFGRRGTKDGDFYRPGCLSVDRVGHLLVCDSMNHRVQVFKLNGEFVTKFGASGEEEGKFNMPFSTAILHDGRIIVTDLNNHRVQVFETISRGKFGEINGSVDSGPISVFIMDKKTFLDNVYEHVCCSVCKNRFTNPKLLPCLHTFCLHCLQRIQATSGIRDTILCPECRQNFNIPGNGDLNTLPTNCRLNSLLDALPVTQCETSGVKCGNCDKTRQQSAYCFTCCSFWCDNCLPFHNGIKTNKEHHVLALKDFRDEDFENILKQPPFCAKHEEKLKFFCQLCKTSICNSCALTDHDGHAKIVLEDAAKERKLRIVRAVELKKRNAQNKVTRITKLGENCIQVQEEAKRVKRDIQQFTDNLIATIEAKKNDIFDELEMKAKQCLELIGEKRQEIEEEMKRDQTAIEKSDVILKRSTSTQIMQPNDFLDELLREDGEQEDLDEELVMDFVFERNEKLFNDVHLKKLGFLKIKTSPKESTVEGKGISEGTVGLKAEIVVKTRNILGEQVYAQNNHVTMDIRNHEGHGCSIKPQIHDNKDGSYEISYFAKERGTCQASVKVNGQHVRGSPFKTEFKPRLFKPVLSFGKQGSDDGMFNGPGGIAVNDKDEIALTDRNNHCIKTFACDGTHLRSFGRERDQQGKFNYPRGIAFHSNNIIVSYSDNHRVQIFDDQGHYLHQFGEEGKLNHQLDYPLGLSIDRDGNIIVADRKNKSIKIFSLDGRFLRRIGEEGSLTYPIHCIQHDNYFIVSDNGEHCIKVFDEQGKFLYQFGRRGAGDADFDQPRCLSVDRVGHLLVCDSMNHRVQVFKLNGEFVTKFGEHGTERGKLNKPISTAILSNGRVIVTEFGNHRVQVFE, from the exons ATGGATATCAAAACCTTTCTGGACAATATTTACGAACACGTATGCTGTCCCGTGTGTATGAACAAGTTCACTAATCCAAAACTGCTTCCATGTTTGCACACGTTTTGCCTTCACTGTCTGCAAAGAATTCAAGCAACCAGCGGAATTCGAGACGCTATTTTATGCCCCGAGTGTCGTCGAAACTTCACCATCCCTGGAAACGGTGATCTCAACACTTTACCGACAAACTTTCGCTTGAACAGTTTGTTGGATGCTTTGCCCGCCACAGAGTGCAAAACGAGTGGCGTCAAGTGTGAAAATTGCGAGAAAACAAGACAACAATCTGCCTACTGCTTCACTTGTTGTTCGTTCTGGTGCGATGACTGCCTTCCTTTCCATAACGGGATAAGAACCAATAAAGAACACCACGTGTTGGCTTTGAAAGATTTTCGAGATGAAGACTTTGAGAACATTCTCAAGCAACCACCATTTTGTGCAAAACACGAGGAGAAATTAAAGTTCTTCTGTCAGCTTTGCGAAACAACAATATGTTATTCGTGTGCTGTGATAGACCACGAAGGTCACGCTAAGATTGATTTGGAAGACGCTGCAAAAGAACGCAAGTTAAGAATAGTTAGAGCCGTTGAATTCAAGAAACGAAAAGCCCAAAACAAGGTGACAAGAATTGCCAAACTTGGTGAAAGCTGTATCCAAGTTCAAGAAGAAGCCGCAAGAATAAAGAGCGACATACAGAAATTTACTAACAATCTTATTGCAGCCATTGAAGCAAAAATGAACAAGATCTTTGATGAGGtagaaatgaaagcaaaacagtGCCTGGAGCATCTAGGAGGAAAAAGAAGGGAGATTGAAGGAGAAATGAAAAAGGACCAAACAGCAATCGAAAAAAGCGAGATGATTTTAAAGCGAAGCACAAGCGCTCAAATCATGCAACCAAATGATTTTCTAGACGAACTATTTCGGGACGAAGGTGAGCAAGAAGACAAGGCGGTTGACCTTAACGGCGAACATGTcgtagatttttattttcaaagaaatgaagaattgtTTAATGACGTTTACGCTAGACAACTgggatttttgaaaagaaaaactagccCGAAAGAGTCGACGGTTGAGGGAAAAGGAATCAGCGAAGGAACTGTTGGACTTAAAGCCGAGATTGTTGTCAAAACACGAGACATTCTGAGAGAACAAGTCTACGATAAAAATAACCGGATAACAATGGAAATCAGGAATCATGAAGGAAATGACTGTTCAACCAAACCAAAAATTCACGACAGCAAAGATGGCAGCTATGCGATCAGCTACTTTTCCAAAGAAAGCGGAACATGTCAAGCATCCGTGAAAGTTAATGGAGAACATGTGCGTGGCAGTCCCTTTAAAACTGAATTCAAACCCAGACTGTTCAAACTCGTGTCATCCTTTGGAAAACGTGGATCAGCTGatggaatgtttagtagacctTGGGGGATAGCAGTGAATGAAAAAGACGAGATTGCAGTGACTGATTGTTATAACCATCGCATACAAACATTTAAAAGTGATGGTACTCACTTAAGATCGTTTGGTAGACTAGGTAATCAGCAGGGACAGTTCAACGGGTCTTCTGGGATAGCTTTCtttaataataacattatagtGTCAGACACTGGTAACCATCGAGTTCAAATCTTTGATGATCAGGGACACTATCTTGATCAGTTTGGAGAACAGGGAAAACTGAATCACCAGCTTGAGAATCCTGTTGGGCTGTCAATTGACAGGGATGGCAACATCATTGTCGCTGATTATGGTAACAAGTCAATCAAGATCTTTAAGCTTGACGGCCGGTTTTTGCGTAGAGTCGGCGAAGAAGGTTCTTTCAGCGCTCTCTGTCACTGCATACAACACGACAACTATTTTATTGGATCAGACACTGGAGACCATTGTATAAAAGTTTTTGATGAACAGGGCAAGTTTCTTTATCAATTCGGGAGGAGGGGGACTAAGGATGGGGACTTTTACCGGCCTGGCTGCCTGTCTGTGGACAGAGTAGGACATCTGTTGGTTTGTGATTCAATGAATCACCGAGTGCAGGTGTTTAAACTCAACGGAGAGTTTGTAACAAAGTTTGGAGCATCTGGTGAAGAAGAAGGAAAGTTCAATATGCCATTCTCCACAGCAATCCTTCACGATGGTAGAATAATTGTCACTGATCTTAACAACCATCGAGTTCAGGTTTTTGAG ACCATCTCCCGTGGCAAGTTTGGCGAAATCAATGGCAGCGTGGATTCAG GACCTATTTCCGTATTTATCATGGATAAGAAAACCTTTCTGGACAATGTATACGAACACGTATGCTGTTCTGTGTGTAAGAACAGGTTTACTAATCCAAAACTGCTTCCTTGTTTGCACACGTTTTGCCTTCACTGTCTGCAAAGAATTCAAGCAACCAGCGGAATTCGAGACACTATTTTATGCCCCGAGTGTCGtcaaaacttcaacatccctGGAAACGGTGATCTCAACACTTTACCGACAAACTGTCGCCTGAACAGTTTGTTGGATGCTTTGCCCGTCACACAGTGCGAAACGAGTGGCGTCAAGTGTGGAAATTGCgacaaaacaagacaacaaTCTGCCTACTGCTTCACTTGTTGTTCGTTCTGGTGCGATAACTGCCTTCCTTTCCATAACGggataaaaacaaataaagaacaCCACGTGTTGGCTTTGAAAGATTTTCGAGATGAAGACTTTGAGAACATTCTCAAGCAGCCACCATTTTGTGCAAAACACGAGGAGAAATTAAAGTTCTTCTGTCAGCTTTGCAAAACATCAATATGTAATTCGTGTGCTTTGACAGACCACGACGGTCACGCTAAGATTGTTTTGGAAGACGCTGCAAAAGAACGCAAGTTGAGAATAGTTAGAGCCGTTGAATTAAAGAAACGAAACGCCCAAAACAAGgtgacaagaattaccaaaCTTGGTGAAAACTGTATCCAAGTTCAAGAAGAAGCCAAAAGAGTAAAGAGAGACATACAGCAGTTTACGGACAATCTCATTGCAACCATTGAAGCGAAAAAGAACGACATCTTTGATGAGTtagaaatgaaagcaaaacagtGTCTGGAGCTTATAGGAGAGAAAAGACAGGAGATTGAAGAAGAGATGAAGAGGGACCAAACAGCAATCGAAAAAAGCGACGTGATTTTAAAGCGAAGCACAAGCACTCAAATCATGCAACCAAATGATTTTCTAGACGAACTATTACGAGAGGATGGTGAGCAGGAAGACCTTGACGAAGAACTTGTCatggattttgtttttgaaagaaatgagaaatTGTTTAATGACGTTCACCTCAAAAAACTGggctttttgaaaataaaaactagCCCGAAAGAGTCTACGGTTGAGGGAAAAGGAATCAGCGAAGGAACTGTTGGACTTAAAGCCGAGATTGTTGTGAAAACGCGAAACATTCTGGGAGAACAAGTCTACGCTCAAAATAATCACGTAACAATGGACATTAGAAATCATGAAGGACATGGCTGTTCAATCAAACCGCAAATCCACGACAACAAAGATGGCAGCTATGAGATTAGCTACTTTGCCAAAGAACGCGGAACATGTCAAGCATCCGTGAAAGTTAATGGACAACATGTGCGTGGCAGTCCCTTTAAAACTGAATTCAAACCCAGACTGTTCAAACCCGTGTTATCCTTTGGAAAACAAGGATCAGATGATGGAATGTTTAATGGGCCTGGGGGGATAGCAGTGAATGACAAAGACGAGATTGCATTGACTGATCGTAATAACCATTGTataaaaacatttgcatgcGATGGAACTCACTTAAGATCGTTTGGTAGAGAACGTGATCAGCAGGGAAAGTTCAACTATCCTCGTGGGATAGCTTTTCATAGTAATAACATTATAGTGTCATACTCTGACAACCACCGAGTTCAAATATTTGATGACCAGGGACACTATCTTCACCAGTTTGGAGAAGAGGGAAAACTGAATCACCAGCTTGACTATCCTCTTGGGCTGTCAATTGACAGGGATGGCAACATTATTGTCGCTGAtcgtaaaaacaaatcaatcaagatcttttcacttgatggtCGGTTTTTGCGCAGAATCGGCGAAGAAGGTTCTTTAACCTATCCCATTCACTGTATACAACACGACAACTATTTTATTGTATCAGACAATGGAGAACATTGTATAAAAGTTTTTGATGAACAGGGCAAGTTTCTTTATCAATTCGGGAGGAGGGGGGCTGGGGACGCGGACTTTGACCAGCCTCGCTGCCTGTCTGTGGACAGAGTAGGACATCTGTTGGTTTGTGATTCAATGAATCACCGAGTGCAGGTGTTTAAACTCAACGGGGAGTTCGTTACAAAGTTTGGAGAACATGGTACAGAACGAGGAAAGTTGAATAAGCCAATCTCCACAGCAATCCTTAGCAATGGTAGAGTAATTGTTACCGAATTTGGCAACCATCGAGTTCAGGTTTTTGAATAG
- the LOC136910297 gene encoding E3 ubiquitin-protein ligase TRIM71-like: protein MITDRIGPHSVLLPLIIMDIKTFLDNIYEHVCCPVCTNRFTNPKLLPCLHTFCLHCLQRIQATSGIRDAILCPECRRNFAIPGNGDLNTLPTNFRLNSLLDALPVTECKTRGVKCGNCDKTRQQSAYCFTCCSFWCDDCLPFHNGIRTNKEHHVLALKDFRDEDFENILKQPPLCAKHEEKLKFFCQLCEKPICYSCAVIDHEGHAKIDLEDAAKERKLRIVRAAEFKKRKMQNKVARIAKLGENCIQVQEEAARVKSDIQQFTDNLIAIIEAKKNDIFDEVEMKAKQCLERLGEKKQEIEEEMKRDQTAIEKSDMILKRSTSAQIMQPNDFLDELFREEDVQEDPVDLDGEHVMDFVFERNEELFNDVKKKLGFLKRKINSKESTVEGKGISEGTVGLKVEVVVKTRNIVGEQVYHQNNHVTMEIINDEGHDCSTKPQIHDNKDGSYTISYLAKQSGTCQASVKVNEQHVRGSPFKTELKPRLFKPVLSFGKRGSAAGMFNRPWGIAVNDKDEIAVTDSNNHRIQTFKSDFTRLRSFCKEGNQQGQVKQPSGIAFYNNIIIVSDTCNHRVQIFDDQGHYLDQFGEKGKLNHQLDSPRGLSIDSDGNIIVADYLNKSIKIFSLGGRFLRRIGEEGSFINPVHCIQYDNYFIASDGGDHCIKVFDKQRKFLYKFGKRGSGDGEFNQPSFLSVDRAGHLLVCDSLNHRVQVFKLNGEFVTKFGAFGKEEGNFNQPISTAILSDGRIIVTEFGNHPVQIFE, encoded by the coding sequence atgattacagaccgaattggaccccactcagtcctattaccattaatTATCATGGATATCAAAACCTTTCTGGACAATATTTACGAACACGTATGCTGTCCTGTGTGTACCAACAGGTTCACTAATCCAAAACTGCTTCCTTGTTTGCACACGTTTTGCCTTCACTGTCTGCAAAGAATTCAAGCAACCAGCGGAATTCGAGACGCCATTTTATGTCCCGAGTGTCGTCGAAACTTCGCTATTCCTGGAAACGGTGATCTTAACACTTTACCGACAAACTTTCGCCTGAACAGTTTGTTGGATGCTTTGCCCGTCACAGAGTGCAAAACGAGGGGCGTCAAGTGTGGAAATTGCgacaaaacaagacaacaaTCTGCCTACTGCTTCACTTGTTGTTCCTTCTGGTGCGATGACTGCCTTCCTTTCCATAACGGGATAAGAACCAATAAAGAACACCACGTGTTGGCTTTGAAAGATTTTCGAGATGAAGACTTTGAGAACATTCTCAAGCAGCCACCATTGTGTGCAAAACACGAGGAGAAATTAAAGTTCTTCTGTCAGCTTTGCGAAAAACCAATATGTTATTCTTGTGCTGTGATAGACCACGAAGGTCACGCTAAGATTGATTTGGAAGACGCTGCAAAAGAACGCAAGTTGAGAATAGTTAGAGCCGCTGAATTCAAGAAACGAAAGATGCAGAACAAGGTGGCAAGAATCGCCAAACTTGGTGAAAACTGTATCCAAGTTCAAGAAGAAGCCGCAAGAGTAAAGAGCGACATACAGCAGTTTACTGACAATCTCATTGCAATCATTGAAGCGAAAAAGAACGACATCTTTGATGAGGtagaaatgaaagcaaaacagtGTCTGGAGCGTCTAGGAGAGAAAAAGCAGGAGATtgaagaagaaatgaaaaggGACCAAACAGCAATCGAGAAAAGCGACATGATTTTAAAGCGAAGCACAAGCGCTCAAATCATGCAACCAAATGATTTCCTAGACGAACTATTTCGAGAGGAAGATGTGCAAGAAGACCCAGTTGACCTTGACGGAGAACATGTCatggattttgtttttgaaagaaatgaagaattgtTTAAtgacgttaaaaaaaaactgggctttttgaaaaggaaaattaacTCGAAAGAGTCGACAGTGGAGGGAAAAGGGATCAGCGAAGGAACTGTTGGACTTAAAGTCGAGGTTGTTGTGAAAACGCGAAACATTGTGGGGGAACAAGTTTACCATCAAAATAACCACGTAACAATGGAAATTATAAATGATGAAGGACATGACTGTTCAACCAAACCGCAAATCCACGACAACAAAGATGGCAGCTATACGATCAGCTACTTAGCCAAGCAAAGCGGAACATGTCAAGCATCAGTAAAAGTTAATGAACAACATGTGCGTGGCAGTCCCTTTAAAACTGAATTGAAACCCAGACTGTTCAAACCAGTGCTATCCTTTGGAAAACGAGGATCTGCTGCTGGAATGTTTAATAGACCTTGGGGAATAGCAGTGAATGACAAAGACGAGATTGCAGTGACTGATAGTAATAACCATCGCATACAAACATTCAAAAGTGATTTTACTCGCTTAAGATCGTTTTGTAAAGAAGGTAATCAGCAGGGACAGGTCAAACAGCCTAGTGGGATAGCtttctataataatattattatagtgtCAGACACTTGTAACCATCGAGTTCAAATCTTCGATGATCAGGGACACTATCTTGATCAGTTTGGAGAAAAGGGAAAACTGAATCACCAGCTTGATTCTCCTCGTGGGCTGTCAATTGACAGCGATGGCAACATCATTGTAGCGGATTATCTTAACAAATCAATCAAGATCTTTTCGCTCGGTGGTAGGTTTTTGCGTCGAATCGGCGAAGAAGGTTCTTTCATCAATCCCGTTCACTGTATCCAATACGACAACTATTTTATTGCATCAGACGGGGGAGATCATTGTATAAAAGTTTTCGATAAACAACGCAAGTTTCTTTATAAATTTGGTAAGAGGGGCAGTGGAGACGGGGAGTTTAATCAGCCTTCCTTCCTGTCTGTGGACAGAGCAGGACATCTGTTGGTTTGTGATTCATTGAATCACAGAGTGCAGGTGTTTAAACTAAACGGAGAGTTTGTAACAAAGTTTGGAGCATTTGGCAAAGAAGAAGGAAATTTCAATCAGCCAATCTCCACAGCAATTCTTAGCGATGGTAGAATAATTGTCACTGAATTTGGTAACCATCCAGTTCAGATTTTTGAATAG
- the LOC136910299 gene encoding E3 ubiquitin-protein ligase TRIM71-like, with amino-acid sequence MDIKTFLDNIYEHVCCPVCTNRFTNPKLLPCLHTFCLHCLQRIQATSGIRDTILCPECRRNNTIPGNGDLNTLPSNFRLNSLLDALPVTQCETSGVKCGNCDKTRQQSAYCFTCCSFWCDDCLPFHNGIKTNKEHHVLALKDFRDEDFENILKQPPFCAKHEKKLEFFCQVCKTTICYSCAVTDHDGHAKIVLEDAAKERKLRIVRAVEFKKRKAQNKVTRIAKLGESCIQVQEEAARIKSDIQQFTNNLIAAIEAKMNEIFQEVEMKAKQCLEHLGEKRREIEGEMKKDQTAIEKSDMILKRSTSAQIMQPNDFLDKLFREEGEQEDSVDLNGEHVIDFYFQRNEELLNDVYAKKLGFLKRKTSPKESTVEGKGISEGTVGLKAEIVVKTRNIQGKQFYDENNRVTMEIRNHEGHDCSTKPQIHDSKDGSYKISYFAKQSGTCQASVKVNEQHVRGSPFKTDFKPRLFKPVLSFGKRGSADGMFSGPWGIAVNEKDEIAVTDRNNHRIQIFKSDGTHLRSFGREGNQQEQFNCPSGIVFYNDNIIVSDTDNHRVQIFDDQGHYLGQFGEKGKLNHQLDRPYGLSIDSDGNIIVADFGNKSIKIFTLDGRFLRRIGDEGSFINPIHCIQHDNYFIVSDFRDHCLKLFDKQGKFLYQFGRRGAGDGDFDHPRCLSVDRAGHILVCDSLNHRVQVLKLDGEFVTKFGASGEEEGKFNQPVSTAILSDGRIIVTDIDNHRVQVFE; translated from the coding sequence ATGGATATCAAAACCTTTCTCGACAATATTTACGAACATGTATGCTGTCCCGTGTGCACCAATAGGTTCACTAATCCAAAACTGCTCCCTTGTTTGCACACTTTTTGCCTTCACTGTCTGCAAAGAATTCAAGCAACCAGCGGAATTCGAGACACTATTTTATGCCCCGAGTGTCGTCGAAACAACACCATCCCTGGAAACGGTGATCTCAATACTTTACCGTCAAACTTTCGCTTGAACAGTTTGTTGGATGCTTTGCCCGTCACACAGTGCGAAACAAGTGGCGTCAAGTGTGGAAATTGCgacaaaacaagacaacaaTCTGCCTACTGCTTCACTTGTTGTTCGTTCTGGTGCGATGACTGCCTTCCTTTCCATAACGGGATAAAAACCAATAAAGAACACCACGTGTTGGCTTTGAAAGATTTTCGAGATGAAGACTTTGAGAACATTCTCAAGCAGCCACCGTTTTGTGCAAAACACGAGAAGAAATTAGAGTTCTTCTGTCAGGTTTGTAAAACAACAATATGTTATTCGTGTGCTGTGACAGATCACGATGGTCACGCTAAGATTGTTTTGGAAGACGCTGCAAAAGAACGCAAGTTGAGAATAGTTAGAGCCGTTGAATTCAAGAAACGAAAAGCCCAAAACAAGGTGACAAGAATTGCCAAACTTGGTGAAAGCTGTATCCAAGTTCAAGAAGAAGCCGCAAGAATAAAGAGCGACATACAGCAGTTTACTAACAATCTCATTGCAGCCATTGAAGCAAAAATGAACGAGATCTTTCAAGAGGtagaaatgaaagcaaaacagtGTCTGGAGCATCTAGGAGAAAAAAGAAGGGAGATTGAAGGAGAAATGAAAAAGGACCAAACAGCAATCGAAAAAAGCGACATGATTTTAAAGCGAAGCACAAGCGCTCAAATCATGCAACCAAATGATTTTCTAGACAAACTGTTTCGGGAGGAAGGTGAGCAAGAAGACTCGGTTGACCTTAACGGCGAACATGTaatagatttttattttcaaagaaatgaagaattgtTAAATGACGTTTACGCTAAAAAACTgggatttttgaaaagaaaaactagccCGAAAGAGTCGACGGTTGAGGGAAAAGGAATCAGCGAAGGAACTGTTGGACTTAAAGCTGAGATTGTTGTCAAAACACGAAACATTCAGGGAAAACAATTCTACGATGAAAATAACCGTGTAACGATGGAAATCAGAAATCATGAAGGACATGACTGTTCAACCAAACCGCAAATCCACGACAGCAAAGATGGCAGCTATAAGATCAGCTACTTTGCCAAGCAAAGCGGAACATGTCAGGCATCCGTGAAAGTTAATGAACAACATGTGCGTGGGAGTCCCTTTAAAACTGATTTTAAACCCAGGCTGTTCAAACCCGTATTATCCTTTGGAAAACGTGGATCAGCTGATGGAATGTTTAGTGGACCTTGGGGGATAGCAGTGAATGAGAAAGACGAGATTGCAGTTACTGATCGTAATAATCATCGCATACAAATATTTAAAAGTGATGGTACTCACTTAAGATCGTTTGGTAGAGAAGGTAATCAGCAGGAACAGTTCAACTGTCCTAGTGGAATAGTTTTTTATAATGACAACATTATAGTGTCAGACACTGATAACCACCGAGTACAAATCTTTGATGACCAGGGTCACTATCTTGGTCAGTTTGGAGAAAAGGGAAAACTGAATCACCAGCTTGACCGTCCTTATGGGCTGTCAATTGACAGCGATGGCAACATTATTGTCGCTGATTTTGGTAACAAGTCAATCAAGATCTTTACGCTTGATGGTCGGTTTTTGCGTAGAATCGGTGATGAAGGTTCTTTCATCAATCCCATTCACTGTATCCAACACGACAACTATTTTATTGTTTCAGACTTTAGAGATCACTGTTTAAAACTTTTTGATAAACAGGGCAAGTTTCTTTATCAATTCGGGAGGAGGGGGGCTGGGGACGGGGACTTTGATCATCCTCGCTGCCTGTCTGTGGACAGAGCGGGACATATTTTGGTTTGTGATTCACTCAATCACCGAGTGCAGGTGCTTAAACTCGACGGAGAGTTTGTAACAAAGTTTGGAGCATCTGGTGAAGAAGAGGGAAAGTTCAACCAGCCAGTCTCCACAGCAATCCTTAGCGATGGTAGAATAATTGTCACTGACATTGACAACCATCGAGTTCAGGTTTTTGAATAG